One genomic window of Tatumella citrea includes the following:
- a CDS encoding LysR family transcriptional regulator, translating to MADKTLEINWLKTFVAVARTGSMTDATQSVFRSQSAISMHIKNIETVLGRPVFHREARKMILTRAGRELLTYAHDILKLHAEAIQFVSGTDLRGKVSLGIPDDYAAGYLPFILQMLGEKFPFIELSIICEPSLRLIPMIEDGSLDIAIVSRDVAKRGTFLFSEPLVWVGSPHLLQNEHDPLPVAVYEYGSEARENILSSLEKMNRSYRIAYSSPYLAGQIAIAQSGMAVAVLAECSVPDHLQKIVHPDLPSLPALEVCIITRASSPDSSINGLLSAEIVSKLQQIRTSPLPGGN from the coding sequence ATGGCGGACAAAACGCTGGAGATCAACTGGTTAAAAACCTTTGTTGCGGTCGCCCGCACCGGTTCGATGACGGATGCCACACAGTCGGTATTTCGTTCACAGTCAGCCATCAGCATGCATATCAAAAATATCGAGACGGTGCTCGGACGACCGGTATTTCACCGCGAAGCCAGAAAAATGATTTTGACGCGGGCGGGCAGAGAGCTGCTGACCTATGCTCACGACATCTTAAAATTGCATGCTGAAGCTATACAGTTCGTCAGCGGAACCGACCTGCGCGGTAAGGTTAGCCTGGGCATTCCGGATGATTATGCTGCGGGCTATTTGCCATTTATTCTGCAAATGCTGGGTGAGAAATTCCCGTTTATTGAACTGTCTATTATCTGCGAACCTTCTCTGAGACTGATTCCTATGATTGAGGACGGTTCTCTGGATATTGCGATAGTGTCCCGGGATGTTGCGAAAAGGGGCACTTTTTTGTTCAGCGAGCCTCTGGTCTGGGTTGGCAGTCCTCATCTCTTGCAAAACGAACATGATCCCTTACCTGTAGCGGTGTATGAATATGGCAGTGAAGCCAGAGAAAACATCCTGAGTTCACTGGAGAAAATGAACAGAAGCTACCGGATTGCTTACAGCAGTCCCTATCTGGCAGGACAGATAGCAATAGCCCAAAGCGGTATGGCGGTCGCTGTGCTGGCCGAATGCAGTGTGCCCGATCATTTGCAGAAAATTGTTCACCCTGATCTGCCGTCGTTGCCGGCACTGGAGGTGTGTATCATTACCCGGGCTTCATCTCCGGACAGCAGTATTAACGGGCTGTTGAGTGCTGAAATTGTTTCTAAATTACAGCAGATTCGTACCAGCCCGTTGCCAGGGGGAAACTGA
- the kch gene encoding voltage-gated potassium channel protein, with translation MKIISFLKNPMIVVYCLALMVAHNGYMMLRPILVRVLDNAPEKLQNFHSWQDALSFLETFDIPRFMMGLVLFCMAFTLLMRTRIAWFTSLLLLFCIALTNLIILKAHHTQAIYALITMGGLLFYWRHFDKHSLGSTSIFAVVSVLSLIVYGMLGTLYLGDQFTPPVKDLPTAFYFVIVCMSTVGFGDILPHTTTARMFTLTVIIFGITIFAASVASIAGSLISQNVQRILKGRFSHVVRKNHYIVAGSSALAQSVSQGLADSGGNVTIVCYPGNKSEFPETADVIEGDPSSLPILEQAGASKAKYIVALMDNDADNAFVVLAAKEAGGDDTKTIALVNESQNMTKIKRVRPDGVLSLQQLGSELLVRTLNGDGDNTPMNIDIFFNNTSSPEEH, from the coding sequence ATGAAAATTATCAGCTTTTTAAAAAACCCGATGATAGTGGTGTATTGCCTGGCACTGATGGTCGCGCACAACGGCTATATGATGCTCAGGCCCATCCTTGTGCGTGTACTGGATAACGCGCCTGAAAAACTCCAGAATTTCCATTCGTGGCAGGATGCACTAAGTTTCCTGGAAACTTTTGATATCCCGAGATTTATGATGGGCCTGGTGTTGTTCTGCATGGCCTTCACGCTGCTGATGCGTACCAGGATTGCCTGGTTCACTTCATTACTGCTGTTGTTCTGTATCGCACTGACCAACCTGATCATTCTGAAAGCTCACCATACTCAGGCGATATATGCACTGATCACCATGGGCGGATTGCTGTTCTACTGGCGGCATTTTGATAAGCACAGCCTCGGGAGTACCAGTATTTTCGCCGTGGTCAGCGTTTTATCGCTGATCGTTTATGGCATGTTGGGGACTTTGTATCTCGGTGACCAGTTTACGCCGCCAGTAAAAGATCTGCCGACGGCGTTTTATTTTGTGATTGTCTGTATGTCTACGGTGGGGTTTGGCGATATTCTGCCACATACTACTACGGCCAGGATGTTTACCCTGACGGTGATTATCTTCGGCATCACTATTTTTGCCGCATCGGTTGCGTCGATTGCCGGTTCACTGATTAGTCAGAATGTTCAACGTATTCTAAAAGGGCGGTTTTCTCACGTGGTACGTAAAAATCACTATATTGTGGCCGGGTCTTCAGCGCTGGCACAAAGTGTCAGCCAGGGGCTGGCGGACTCCGGCGGGAATGTCACTATTGTCTGTTACCCGGGCAATAAATCTGAATTTCCCGAAACTGCTGATGTTATTGAAGGTGATCCATCTTCGCTTCCCATTCTGGAGCAGGCCGGGGCTTCAAAAGCTAAATACATTGTGGCGCTGATGGATAATGATGCCGATAACGCCTTTGTGGTACTGGCAGCCAAAGAAGCGGGTGGCGATGACACCAAAACGATCGCACTGGTCAATGAAAGCCAGAACATGACTAAGATTAAGCGGGTGCGACCAGATGGTGTACTGTCGTTGCAGCAACTTGGAAGTGAACTTCTGGTACGTACTCTGAATGGCGATGGTGACAATACCCCGATGAATATTGATATCTTCTTTAACAATACCTCGTCACCAGAGGAACACTAA
- a CDS encoding gluconate 2-dehydrogenase subunit 3 family protein — translation MKRREFLSSMAAFGAASAIPLTNAAEISGGQPWPPGQVSLPPGLPRKGGLQFFTRHQLETVGAIAERFIPADELSISGKEAGCAIFIDRQLAGDFGQAVTVYRLGRFVKGTPEQGPQSPLTPADQYRLGLNALDSYCQQQFHHNFTELTGDQQDQVLQGMETGKISLAENFDSKVFFELLLQNVREGFLSDPLYGGNKDMASWKMIGFPGARYDFRDVIAKKGQKLNIIPTSLIDNNL, via the coding sequence ATGAAGCGAAGAGAGTTTCTGTCATCAATGGCTGCGTTTGGTGCTGCCTCGGCGATCCCGCTGACCAATGCTGCCGAAATCTCTGGCGGCCAGCCCTGGCCGCCTGGTCAGGTGAGCCTGCCTCCGGGCTTGCCGAGAAAAGGCGGATTACAGTTTTTTACCCGCCATCAACTGGAAACCGTCGGAGCAATTGCTGAGCGGTTTATTCCCGCCGATGAATTAAGTATCAGTGGTAAAGAGGCCGGCTGCGCAATTTTTATCGATCGCCAACTGGCAGGGGATTTTGGCCAGGCTGTCACGGTGTACCGGCTGGGCCGGTTTGTTAAAGGCACTCCTGAGCAGGGGCCACAGTCACCTCTCACCCCGGCAGATCAATATCGTCTGGGCCTGAATGCGCTGGACAGCTATTGCCAGCAGCAGTTTCACCATAACTTTACTGAGTTGACCGGTGATCAGCAGGACCAGGTTTTGCAGGGCATGGAAACCGGGAAAATCAGCCTGGCTGAAAACTTTGACAGTAAGGTGTTTTTTGAACTGTTACTGCAAAACGTCCGTGAAGGTTTTCTGTCCGATCCCCTGTATGGCGGCAACAAAGATATGGCCAGCTGGAAAATGATTGGTTTTCCCGGTGCCCGTTATGACTTCCGCGATGTTATCGCCAAAAAAGGCCAAAAATTAAACATTATTCCTACCAGCCTGATTGATAACAACCTTTGA
- a CDS encoding GMC family oxidoreductase has product MNNIRPKADVVIVGLGWCGSLIAEELTRAGMNVVAIERGPWWETSTDFPPSIDTDELRWDTRRSMLLPPAVETTTFRNNTSQQALPSRDWNLNELGYNVGGSGTHWAGMAWRFTPFDFQPYSQTVARYGKQQIVPGLILQDWGVSYDELEPFYDRFEKIAGVSGKAGKSNGNVVPEGNPFEGNRSSEYPLPPLESTRLTDLFEQGAKSLGLNPFMVPAGQASRAYVNPLGVRMGPCTYCGYCLYYGCGNFSKSSPNACVIPALMQRENFTVLTDSAVVKVNKAEDGKTATGVTFIDKNNKQWEQPADIVILSAFQMQNVRLLLLSQIGQPYNPQTKQGVVGRAYSFQTVSGASLFFKDEYLNQYIGAGALSQQVDDFNGDNFDHTGKGFIGGAGILVVARGARPIGNADTLPPGTPRWGKEWKQAYTHAFQNATFIFGQGTSYSHEDYYLDLDPEYKDKYGLPLLRVTFDYNDNDRRSAKFVEQRSVEIGKAMGAERVFGTNSASGHYSPYNFASDHTIGGAVMGTDPRTSVLNRYQQSWDVHNVFVLGASSFPNNAGYNPTGTIGALSLWTAKAIIEQYRKNPGPLVKV; this is encoded by the coding sequence ATGAATAATATTCGTCCAAAAGCTGATGTTGTTATTGTCGGTCTGGGATGGTGCGGCTCTTTAATTGCTGAAGAACTCACCCGGGCCGGAATGAATGTGGTGGCTATAGAACGTGGACCCTGGTGGGAAACCAGCACCGACTTCCCGCCATCCATTGATACTGATGAGCTGCGCTGGGACACCCGTCGTTCCATGTTGTTACCCCCGGCGGTCGAAACGACAACTTTCCGGAATAATACTTCACAGCAAGCCTTACCTTCCCGTGACTGGAACCTGAATGAACTTGGCTATAACGTCGGTGGATCCGGTACTCACTGGGCGGGAATGGCGTGGCGTTTTACGCCGTTTGATTTCCAGCCCTATTCGCAAACCGTGGCGCGTTACGGTAAGCAGCAGATTGTTCCGGGGCTGATTCTGCAGGACTGGGGGGTGAGTTATGATGAACTGGAGCCTTTCTATGATCGGTTTGAGAAAATAGCCGGAGTTTCCGGAAAGGCCGGTAAGTCAAATGGCAACGTGGTGCCGGAAGGTAATCCGTTTGAGGGTAACCGGAGCAGTGAGTATCCACTGCCGCCGCTGGAAAGTACCCGGCTAACCGATCTGTTTGAGCAGGGGGCAAAATCTCTCGGGCTCAATCCGTTTATGGTTCCTGCCGGTCAGGCTTCCCGTGCCTATGTTAACCCGTTAGGGGTTCGCATGGGGCCGTGCACCTATTGTGGTTATTGTTTGTACTATGGCTGCGGGAACTTCTCTAAATCCAGCCCGAATGCCTGTGTTATTCCCGCACTGATGCAGCGCGAAAACTTTACTGTGCTTACTGATTCTGCCGTTGTGAAGGTTAATAAGGCAGAGGACGGTAAGACGGCTACCGGTGTGACGTTTATTGATAAAAACAATAAGCAGTGGGAGCAACCGGCAGACATTGTCATCCTGTCCGCATTCCAGATGCAGAATGTGCGGTTGCTGTTGCTGTCTCAGATTGGTCAGCCTTATAACCCGCAGACAAAGCAAGGGGTGGTAGGGCGGGCTTACAGCTTCCAGACTGTCTCAGGAGCCAGCCTGTTCTTCAAAGATGAGTACCTGAATCAGTACATCGGTGCCGGAGCGCTTTCACAGCAGGTTGATGACTTTAACGGTGATAATTTTGACCATACCGGTAAAGGGTTTATCGGCGGTGCCGGGATTCTGGTCGTTGCCCGTGGAGCCAGGCCAATAGGTAATGCCGATACTCTGCCACCGGGAACTCCTCGCTGGGGGAAAGAATGGAAGCAGGCATATACCCATGCCTTCCAGAATGCGACCTTTATCTTTGGTCAGGGCACCAGTTATTCCCATGAAGATTATTATCTGGACCTGGATCCGGAATACAAAGATAAGTACGGATTGCCGTTACTTCGGGTGACGTTTGACTACAACGATAATGACCGGCGTTCGGCCAAATTTGTCGAACAGCGCAGTGTGGAAATCGGTAAAGCGATGGGAGCTGAGCGGGTTTTTGGCACTAACTCCGCTTCCGGCCATTACTCACCGTACAATTTCGCCAGCGATCACACTATCGGCGGAGCCGTCATGGGAACCGATCCCCGGACCAGTGTGTTAAATCGCTACCAGCAGAGCTGGGATGTGCACAATGTGTTCGTGCTGGGTGCTTCTTCTTTCCCGAATAATGCCGGATATAACCCGACAGGCACCATCGGTGCTCTTAGCTTATGGACTGCGAAAGCGATTATTGAGCAGTACAGAAAGAATCCTGGCCCGCTGGTGAAGGTGTGA
- a CDS encoding LacI family DNA-binding transcriptional regulator translates to MGTKPGLKNVAALAGVGIATVDRVLNERGGVSVATSHKVLNAARQLGLRRHLPEEHSTPFQIEVLLSATDTYFFTQLSHYFSRFAGNFGYRRMVVHRTLIPESAPLKMAQQIRQCATSRHGVIVFAQDHPQIHQALSACHEQQVAVITLATDLPGVERLCHVGINQYQAGRVAGRLMSNMLPESGQLLMVSGHMDYLAHRQRIAGFREVIQQRRPQMSLEDVLAGEDLSPKIEQLLQQKLTQCHNVCGIYNSGDRNQNISEVLAKFGLAGQIAFITHELYDTTRRLLQQDILSYTIDQNPELQAFRALDLMINYLEKQNIPGMYDSGNIELSIFTPENCDSPSDS, encoded by the coding sequence GTGGGGACAAAACCAGGACTTAAAAATGTAGCGGCTCTGGCGGGTGTCGGGATTGCGACAGTAGACAGAGTACTGAACGAAAGAGGAGGTGTCTCGGTAGCCACCAGCCACAAGGTGTTGAATGCTGCCAGGCAACTGGGTTTACGCCGACACCTGCCAGAGGAGCACAGTACCCCTTTTCAGATTGAAGTTCTGCTGAGTGCGACCGATACCTATTTTTTCACTCAGTTAAGCCACTATTTTTCCCGCTTTGCCGGCAACTTTGGCTACCGGCGGATGGTGGTACACAGAACATTAATTCCGGAATCAGCTCCGCTAAAAATGGCCCAACAGATCAGACAGTGTGCCACCAGCCGACATGGCGTGATTGTATTTGCCCAGGACCATCCGCAAATCCACCAGGCCCTGTCAGCATGCCATGAGCAACAGGTTGCCGTGATAACCTTAGCCACTGATTTACCTGGTGTTGAACGACTGTGCCATGTCGGGATAAACCAGTATCAGGCAGGCCGGGTTGCCGGCCGGCTTATGAGTAATATGCTGCCAGAATCAGGACAGTTGCTGATGGTCAGCGGGCATATGGATTATCTGGCGCACCGTCAGAGAATCGCCGGTTTTCGGGAAGTTATACAGCAGCGGCGCCCGCAGATGTCACTGGAGGATGTTCTGGCCGGAGAAGACCTTTCGCCGAAGATAGAGCAACTTTTGCAGCAAAAGCTGACGCAATGCCATAATGTTTGCGGAATCTATAACAGTGGTGACCGTAATCAGAATATCAGTGAAGTGTTAGCGAAATTCGGACTGGCCGGGCAGATAGCGTTTATTACTCATGAACTTTACGACACTACCCGCCGGTTATTGCAGCAGGATATTTTATCCTACACCATTGATCAGAACCCGGAATTGCAGGCATTCAGGGCACTGGATCTGATGATTAACTATCTGGAAAAGCAAAACATTCCCGGGATGTATGACAGCGGTAATATTGAGCTGTCAATCTTTACCCCTGAGAACTGCGATTCTCCTTCCGACAGTTAG
- a CDS encoding DMT family transporter: MSSLKTQLLTHFCTLLFGLSAIFGAHITADAASIVSGRGLTGMLTLALLLMLLRNKRYSLTVRDRTKLFINGMLLGCHWICFFLGVREGGVAMGTIGFASFPAFVIFFEGVLRRKIPASGDLFISVMILGGIAFLAPSATGLQHSMSGMFWSVSAGASQAVVVMFNRYHHTAASPLQSSCWQCFGCAMIALPAGVHGLVQSSPSDWLFIILLGVICTALAYWLLTISLRTLTPRTVSLVLILEPVYALVLAKLFLHQNPESTMLLAAALVTGASVLSVVCPPKPTLQNSL, translated from the coding sequence CAGATGCTGCATCTATTGTATCCGGCAGAGGGCTGACAGGAATGCTGACGTTGGCACTTTTGCTGATGTTGCTCAGAAATAAACGCTATTCGCTAACCGTAAGAGACAGAACGAAATTATTTATTAATGGCATGCTGCTTGGTTGTCACTGGATCTGCTTTTTCCTGGGAGTCAGAGAGGGCGGAGTGGCGATGGGGACTATCGGTTTTGCCAGTTTCCCGGCCTTTGTGATCTTCTTCGAAGGGGTGCTGCGGCGTAAAATTCCGGCGAGCGGGGATCTGTTCATCTCGGTGATGATTCTGGGGGGGATTGCATTTCTGGCGCCCTCTGCCACAGGTTTGCAGCACAGTATGTCCGGCATGTTCTGGTCAGTCAGTGCCGGTGCCTCGCAGGCGGTAGTGGTGATGTTTAACCGTTATCACCACACTGCCGCTTCACCGTTACAGTCATCATGCTGGCAGTGTTTTGGCTGCGCGATGATTGCACTGCCTGCCGGAGTTCATGGATTGGTGCAGAGTTCGCCCAGTGACTGGCTGTTTATTATTCTGCTCGGAGTGATTTGCACTGCGCTGGCTTACTGGCTTCTGACGATAAGCCTCAGGACGCTTACACCACGTACAGTCTCTTTGGTGCTGATACTTGAACCGGTTTATGCTCTGGTTCTGGCAAAATTGTTTCTGCACCAGAATCCGGAATCGACAATGCTGCTGGCTGCGGCTTTAGTCACAGGGGCTTCGGTGCTGTCGGTTGTCTGCCCGCCGAAACCCACTCTGCAGAACAGTCTGTAA
- a CDS encoding c-type cytochrome, producing the protein MKKTTIAIAVAGIVVVGALAALWMNGSTRADDVAGDQVQTSQPVSAEDSAAVKRGEYIAVAGDCVACHTAPGSKTPFSGGYGIDTPFGTIYASNITPDNQTGIGQWTERDFYRAVRHGIGRQGENLYPAMPYNAYVKVSDQDMHDLWMYMRTVKPVNQQPPETHLPFPYNIRLAMRGWNLLFFKNSGFDANSSQSAEWNRGAYLVQGLEHCAACHTPKNMLGGDTSAYLQGSSLGQWHAPEITGNTYTGIGQWSEQQVVDYLKSGSNQVAVASGPMAEAVTNSTQHLTDADLRAIAVYLKSQPGSANQKPAALAATSPLMQQGANVYQANCSACHNSDGRGIPQLAAGLRDNPGIMAADSSSVITTILEGGRGAVTLNNPTSGAMPSFAWKLSDQQIAAVSSYIRNSWQNAAPAVTSQQVAAMRKQLKLTPQLPDNGEPAH; encoded by the coding sequence ATGAAAAAGACAACAATAGCCATTGCTGTTGCGGGGATCGTCGTGGTCGGCGCACTCGCTGCATTATGGATGAACGGCAGCACGCGGGCAGACGATGTAGCCGGAGACCAGGTGCAGACCAGCCAGCCGGTGTCTGCAGAAGACAGTGCGGCGGTGAAACGGGGTGAATACATCGCAGTAGCCGGTGACTGTGTCGCCTGCCATACTGCCCCGGGAAGTAAAACCCCGTTCAGTGGCGGATATGGGATTGATACGCCGTTTGGGACCATTTATGCCAGTAATATCACGCCTGATAACCAGACCGGAATTGGCCAGTGGACCGAACGTGATTTCTACCGGGCAGTTCGTCACGGTATTGGCCGGCAGGGCGAAAATCTCTACCCGGCGATGCCCTATAATGCCTACGTGAAGGTCAGTGATCAGGATATGCATGATCTGTGGATGTATATGCGTACGGTTAAACCGGTGAATCAGCAGCCGCCGGAAACTCACCTGCCGTTCCCTTATAATATCCGACTGGCAATGCGTGGCTGGAATCTGCTGTTTTTTAAAAATAGTGGATTTGATGCGAATAGCAGTCAGTCAGCAGAGTGGAACCGCGGGGCTTATCTGGTTCAGGGGCTTGAGCACTGTGCTGCCTGCCACACGCCGAAAAATATGCTGGGTGGAGATACGTCAGCGTATCTGCAAGGTAGCAGCCTCGGACAGTGGCATGCACCGGAAATTACCGGCAACACCTATACCGGTATTGGCCAGTGGAGTGAGCAACAGGTGGTTGATTACCTGAAAAGCGGCAGCAATCAGGTTGCAGTAGCTTCCGGACCGATGGCCGAAGCGGTGACCAATTCGACTCAACATCTGACGGATGCTGATCTGCGGGCCATTGCAGTCTATCTGAAATCCCAGCCGGGTTCGGCAAACCAAAAGCCAGCGGCTTTGGCAGCAACCAGCCCGTTGATGCAACAGGGAGCGAATGTTTATCAGGCAAACTGTAGTGCCTGTCATAACAGCGATGGCCGGGGAATACCTCAGCTGGCTGCCGGGTTGCGGGATAACCCGGGAATAATGGCGGCCGACAGCTCATCGGTCATTACTACTATTCTTGAAGGCGGGCGCGGCGCGGTGACCCTGAACAATCCGACCAGTGGTGCTATGCCCTCGTTCGCATGGAAACTGTCTGATCAGCAAATTGCCGCGGTATCTTCCTATATTCGCAACAGCTGGCAAAATGCGGCCCCGGCAGTGACTTCACAACAGGTGGCTGCAATGCGTAAGCAACTGAAACTGACCCCTCAGTTACCAGATAACGGAGAGCCGGCACATTAA